ttattttaagctattaatttactattatatacgATTATCCCAATACAATATCACCTAATCTCAAACAACCATCCAAACACAATGTAAAGGGTAAGGGTAAACATAGGcacaaagaacaaaaataatgctATCCAAAAAgccaacaaaaaataaaaatttgataatgAATGACACGTATAGACCATATATTGACTATACTCTTtgcaaaaacacaaaaaaataacacGTATACACACGTATAATGCCACATGTCCACTTACCATATCATAACTCTTCTTATATATATCTCAACAAAATAATTCCAcacaaaaatcacatatttttcaATACAAATACAATTCACATTAGGTTGTTCTTTTTTGAAACTTTTATTATGGCTTCAAAAAAGTTGATTTGTGTGTTGTTACTTGTGGTGCTatgtttgtttaattttagTAGTTGTAAAGAAATACATGATGATGAAATTGTTGAACAACAAattagtaaagaaaatgaaaattcagAGTCATCATCATGGGCAGGATGGGCTAAAGATAAGATTTCTGAGGGACTTGGTTTGAAATCTAGTGATCATGATGATTCAAGTGTTAAATATGCTTCTGATTCAACTATGGATGCTGCTAAGAATGCTAAAGATAAGATCACTGATACTGCTTCAGGTTAGTACTTGCTTTTCTTTTATGCGTTCGCTGCAGAGTCagaattttatgtttatgaattctGAATTTGTAGTTTTGTGGTGTGTTGAAGTAACCAAATgttatttgttattatatactcctttcatatatttgttgttttaatgAATGCTAGTCTATCGTTGATCCTCGTGATCGAGAAAGATGTACGGTCCAATGATGTTACTATGAAATATTCACTTACGAGAGTGGTGGTGTTAGTTCTTTTATGGCAAAATATGATCTTTAATTTGGCGTCAATGAATAATTACCGTCAATGAATAATTACGCCTCAATGAACGTCAAGCCCTTGAAACTTGAATATGCGTAAGTAGATAATTAAACAAAAGTTAACACGAGTCTTCTACATGGTATAATACACCTAAGATGTTACCTAGGATGTAACATAGGAtgaatgtgtctatttattcaattttatacaaattcaagtGGTTGTATAGTCGTCAATTGACGAAATTTTAAGGGTCATAATAACGTATTATGCCTTATAGTTTCCATTGGCTATATGGTTCGTTCAGGTGAACGGTCTTATCAATACATTAATGTATGAACTCCCTAAGAATTTTAATTGCGCTCATATACATTACCCTAGGCACACTCTCATTTAGGTGAGACACGAGCTCGTGGCCTTAGGCCTCGAGTTTGTGCCATTCAAAGCTCGAGGCCTAACCATTAGGCCACGAGCCTAGCGACAGAGCGAGCATTCATCACATGGACAATTACTTTGACGCGTGAGTAGATGGTGCCCTTTAAGATGATAGTTGTTTAAATTTGCAATGCCAGGGACCGGACAATACGTAGCAGACAAGGCAGGAAATCTGAAGAACGCAGCGGAAGAAGTGAAAAACAGAGCATACGAAACAGGTGAAGAAGCGAAAAACAGAGCATACGAGACTGCGGAAGCAGCGAAACAAAAAGCATCTGAGAAATCAGAGGAAGTCTACTCAAAAGCAGGGGAAGCAAAAGAAAAAGCCTATTCAGAAGCAGAGAAGGCGAAAGATAAGGCGTGTTCAGACGCTGAAAAGGCGAAACACACGACCTCCGAGAAAGCACAAGAAGCTTACCATAAAACAGGGGAAGCAAAGCAAAAAGCCGCGGAGGAAACAGAGGAAGCAAAGGGGAAAATGAAGGAGAAGGCAGAGGAACATGTAAATTGGGCGAAAGAAGGATACGAAACCGCGAAAAACAAAGCGGGAGAGACATTGGAGAGAGCTAAAGAAAGTGTAGCTTCAAATTTGGAATCAGCTAAGGAGAAAgtaaaagggaaaaatagagATGAAGAGTTATGAGTAAATTGTGCACACTCTACTTTCAATGTCGCGCGATAGAATACGAATACGTAACCTTTGATATTTTCGAAGGGTCCGAGTTGTTTGCTATATGTTTGTATTTTGTGGAGTATTATAGGTTTTATATGTAATAAGTAAAACAGAAAGCTGATGTGTTTTGTTTGTATTGTGTTGTAAAAAATGTATTACTGGACTCTTTCTTTTATAACAGTATGTTTGGCCTTAGTTTACTTTGTCTTTGGCTGATAAAGCCAAGCGGCCTAGTGGCTTTGCTGTTTCGATTCACTGAGATTTAGTTATTTGTCGATTTAGTTATTTGTCGCTCGATTTAGTCCAGACTCTCTCTAATGATAGATTATTACAGAATTTTTGAAGCTTGAGGCGGATACGCAATGTTTGATCGCAACAATGGTGTTGGACacattaaatatttgataattatcACATATATTTCCATTAACAACATTGTATTAATCGAGACCTCTCTCGATTGGGTTATATAATGTTAGCTTGGGCGTGCAATTTACATCACCAAGATTTGATACTATTATAAATCTAACTATTTGTGTATATAATTCAAATCTTTAAGATAGTTTGATACTATTAGAGTTATTGATACTGTTAGAGTTATGTGGATATTGtttctataaata
This portion of the Solanum pennellii chromosome 12, SPENNV200 genome encodes:
- the LOC107005738 gene encoding late embryogenesis abundant protein D-29, which encodes MASKKLICVLLLVVLCLFNFSSCKEIHDDEIVEQQISKENENSESSSWAGWAKDKISEGLGLKSSDHDDSSVKYASDSTMDAAKNAKDKITDTASGTGQYVADKAGNLKNAAEEVKNRAYETGEEAKNRAYETAEAAKQKASEKSEEVYSKAGEAKEKAYSEAEKAKDKACSDAEKAKHTTSEKAQEAYHKTGEAKQKAAEETEEAKGKMKEKAEEHVNWAKEGYETAKNKAGETLERAKESVASNLESAKEKVKGKNRDEEL